One Cryptococcus neoformans var. grubii H99 chromosome 3, complete sequence genomic region harbors:
- a CDS encoding glutamate-tRNA ligase has product MIRPLRPSNQILSARMGVRYYHSHHPSPQTTNAFSEIPKNARLRFAPSPTGHLHLGGLRTALFNHILARKWKGKWLLRIEDTDRSRYTEGAVDNLRNALEWTGLEYDEGVGAGGSYGPYIQSERIDIYQHYTKELLSRDEAYECFCSPTELEAIKLSLTQQGFKHSYDGRCRHLTEEEVARRKRAGQKFVVRYKNAPGELDLPPDMIFGTHQPTAVIGPDDFVLLKSDGWPTYHLASVVDDHLMEITHVLRGEEWLPSIPKHHKLYRAFGWTPPQFAHLPLLCNPDGTKLSKRRGDTFVQHYQKQGYEPEALINFLALMGWDYHAAITSLSPETTLDPHIRTDGHSLYELFTLPQLIAAFDPTHINHRKAAVNQGKLDFLNKMTLRRKAGRLGEDGVMVEAGKVCTGQEEEERERLVGRFQVSLREEKALQGCELIEDLDFVGKVFDAELPRTTRLPEMPMHSIFYFLPPTYTCQESKSILKDLNLRLYCQYTHLFADALQTRAESVESVDEALVWDVIHEVVEASGVTKKSQFLIPIRHALTERRKGPSIPELITVLGLDESLSRLRRGEEFVREQDLARRKAARVE; this is encoded by the exons ATGATTAGACCTCTCAGACCATCGAACCAAATCCTGAGCGCcaggatgggcgttcgttACTACCACTCTCACCACCCTTCCCCTCAAACTACCAATGCCTTTTCAGAAATACCGAAAAACGCCCGACTCCGATTTGCGCCGTCTCCTACTGGCCATCTGCATCTTGGTGGTCTACGAACGGCTTTGTTCAACCACATATTAGCGCGGAAATGGAAAGGGAAGTGGCTGTTGAGAATTGAGGATACCGATAGG TCGAGATATACTGAGGGAGCCGTGGATAACTTAAGAAATGCCTTGGAATGGACAGGGCTAGAGTATGATGAGGGTGTGGGTGCGGGGGGATCTTACGGACCTTACATCCAA TCTGAGAGAATCGACATCTACCAACACTACACCAAAGAACTTCTTTCTCGGGACGAAGCTTACGAATGCTTCTGCTCTCCCACCGAGCTGGAGGCTATCAAGTTATCATTAACACAACAGGGATTCAAGCACAGCTATGATGGACGATGTCGGCATTTGaccgaggaggaagtggcTAGGCGAAAGCGTGCAGGGCAGAAGTTTGTGGTTCGGTATAAG AATGCTCCCGGAGAGCTGGACTTACCTCCCGACATGATATTTGGTACACACCAGCCCACAGCCGTGATTGGCCCGGACGACTTTGTCCTGCTCAAATCAGACGGTTGGCCAACTTATCATTTGGCAAGCGTGGTCGATGACCATCTCATGGAGATCACACATGTTCTTCGAGGAGAA GAATGGCTCCCGTCCATACCAAAGCATCATAAGCTTTACAGAGCATTCGGCTGGACACCCCCTCAATTTGCGCATCTTCCTTTACTGTGTAACCCTGACGGGACAAAGTTGAGTAAGCGGCGTGGTGACACCTTTGTCCAGCATTACCAG AAACAAGGCTACGAGCCCGAGGCACTCATCAACTTCCTTGCTTTAATGGGTTGGGATTATCATGCCGCTATCACATCTTTATCTCCAGAAACCACCCTCGATCCTCACATCCGAACAGATGGCCACTCTTTGTACGAACTCTTCACACTCCCTCAACTCATTGCTGCGTTTGACCCTACGCATATCAACCACCGTAAAGCCGCTGTTAATCAGGGCAAGTTGGATTTCTTGAACAAGATGACattgagaagaaaggcTGGACggttgggagaagatggggtGATGGTTGAAGCGGGAAAGGTTTGTACGggacaagaggaggaagaaagggagaggttAGTCGGAAGGTTCCAGGTTTCattgagggaagagaaagccCTCCAGGGATG TGAGTTAATAGAAGACCTCGATTTTGTTGGAAAAGTGTTCGACGCCGAGCTT CCTCGAACCACGCGTCTCCCTGAGATGCCCATGCACTCGATCTTCTACTTCCTTCCCCCAACGTACACGTGTCAAGAATCCAAATCTATCCTCAAGGACCTCAATCTTCGGCTTTACT GTCAATACACACATCTTTTCGCCGATGCCCTCCAAACTCGGGCAGAATCAGTCGAGTCTGTGGACGAAGCCCTGGTGTGGGATGTCATTCACGAAGTGGTGGAGGCTTCAGGtgtgacgaagaagagtcaGTTCTTGATCCCTATCAGACATGCTTTGACTGAGAGAAGG AAAGGACCCAGTATCCCCGAGTTGATCACCGTTTTGGGTCTCGATGAGAGCCTTTCACGATtacgaagaggagaagagtttgTCAGGGAACAGGATCTTGCCCGTAGGAAGGCCGCGAGGGTCGAGTAA
- a CDS encoding 6-phosphogluconate dehydrogenase, decarboxylating 1 — translation MSSDLADVGLIGLAVMGQNLILNMNDKGFKVCAYNRTVAKVDHFLENEAKGTNVIGAHSVQELCSKLKRPRRIILLVKAGKAVDDFIAQLEPYLEKGDIIIDGGNSHYPDSIRRTHELEAKGLLFVGSGVSGGEEGARNGPSLMPGGSDDAWPHIKDIFQKTAAQAQGEPCCDWVGETGSGHYVKMVHNGIEYGDMQLIAEAYDILKRGLELDEDEIAGIFDKWNNGVLDSFLIEITRDILKFKDTDGVPMVRKILDKAGQKGTGKWTAIDALDNGMPVTLIGEAVFARCLSAIKDERVRASKVIPGPPKEAFKGDKQQFIDDLEQALYASKIISYAQGFMLMREAAKVNDWHLNNAGIAAMWRGGCIIKSVFLSDITAAYRENPELENLLLAPFFTKALEKAQAGWRRVIAQSTLWGIPIPAHTTALSFFDGYRTETLPANLIQGQRDFFGAHTFRVVPGMGNDHLKENEDVHVRWTATSGNVSSSTYNA, via the exons ATGTCTTCCGATCT TGCCGACGTTGGTCTTATTGGTTTGGCCGTCATG GGTCAGAACTTGATCCTTAACATGAACGACAAGGGTTTCAAGGTCTGCGCCTACAACCG AACTGTCGCCAAGGTCGACCACTTCCTCGAGAACGAGGCTAAGG GCACCAACGTCATTGGCGCCCACTCCGTGCAGGAGCTCTGCTCTAAGCTCAAGAGGCCTAGGCgaatcatccttctcgtcaAGGCTGGTAAGGCCGTCGATGACTTCATTGCTCAGCTCGAGCCTTACCTCGAGAAGGGCGACATCATCATTGACGGTGGTAACTCCCACTACCCCGACTCTATCCGACGAACCCACGAGCTCGAGGCCAAGGGTCTCTTGTTCGTCGGCTCTGGTGTCTCCGGTGGTGAGGAGGGTGCCCGAAACGGTCCTTCTCTCATGCCCGGTGGTTCTGATGACGCTTGGCCCCACATCAAGGACATCTTCC AGAAGACCGCTGCCCAGGCCCAGGGTGAGCCCTGCTGTGACTGGGTCGGTGAGACCGGTTCCGGTCATTACGTTAAGATGGTCCACAACGGTATCGAGTACGGAGACATGCAGTTGATCGCTGAGGCCTACGACATCCTCAAGCGAGGTCTCGAGCTcgatgaggacgagatTGCTGGCATCTTCGACAAG TGGAACAACGGTGTCCTCgactctttcctcattgAGATCACCCGAGACATCCTCAAGTTCAAGGACACTGACGGTGTCCCCATGGTCCGAAAGATCCTTGACAAGGCCGGCCAGAAGGGTACCGGTAAGTGGACCGCCATTGACGCCCTCGACAACGGTATGCCCGTTACCCTTATCGGTGAGGCCGTCTTCGCCCGATGCCTCTCTGCCATCAAGGACGAGCGAGTCAGGGCTTCCAAGGTCATCCCCGGTCCCCCCAAGGAGGCCTTCAAGGGTGACAAGCAGCAGTTCATTGA CGACCTTGAGCAAGCTCTCTACGCCTCCAAGATTATCTCTTACGCCCAGGGCTTCATGCTCATGCGTGAGGCTGCCAAGGTTAACGACTGGCACTTGAACAACGCCGGTATCGCTGCTATGTGGCGAGGTGGCTGTATCATCAAGTCTGTCTTCCTTTCTGACATTACCGCCGCCTACCGAGAGAACCCCGAGCTCGAgaaccttcttcttgctcccttcttcaccaagGCCCTCGAAAAGGCCCAAGCCGGCTGGAGGCGAGTCATCGCTCAGTCCACTCTTTGGGGTATCCCCATCCCTGCCCACACCACTgccttgtccttcttcgacGGTTACCGAACCGAGACCCTTCCCGCCAACCTTATCCAGGGTCAGCGAGACTTCTTCGGTG CCCACACCTTCCGAGTTGTCCCCGGTATGGGCAACGACCACCTCAAGGAGAACGAGGACGTTCACGTCAGGTGGACCGCTACCTCTGGTAACGTGTCCTCTTCCACATACAATGCTTAA